The Myxocyprinus asiaticus isolate MX2 ecotype Aquarium Trade chromosome 4, UBuf_Myxa_2, whole genome shotgun sequence nucleotide sequence ctctgtactcttcgggtgcagagggggagaagccactgaaatgcgccataaatccagcagttttgaggtgcgtctttggagggaattgaattcagtgcactgaacacaaccactcggctctgaagagacaatctgaataagtggttgcatacagctccttttaaacccgtatgtccgggagagtggcatgcaaattccactcgccaattctcattggcctttttttcaaaaaagcagaggtgtttggggcccccaagagtgacccctagtgtcactacatcgacacaacatcgagtgagtgacagatagggaactaaaggtTGCAGAAAACTTTGTGACAAATTAGAACACAAACAGCATTTACCTGCATTTAGTACACTAGTAGTCTGTTATTTGTTTGGGGCATTGGGTTGTACCGAATGGTGTGGTCTCACTCCAATCAAAAACCTCATCCATGCATCGACCACCCAAACCATTAGCCTTCCAAATGGAAAAACACCAACcactatgcgattcagttcgccagcgcctgcccaggttcagcggcgtctgcttcacctcggtgaagggcgagaacgccgctaccttgcgtgcggagatcactacccttctgcgcaagggcgtgatagagcctgtccctccagccgagatggagaaagggttctacaacccttacttcatcataccgaagaaaggcggttggttgcgaccaatcctggacctgtgagaaCTGAACCGGTCTTTGCaaagactcccgtccaagatgctgatgcaaaaatgcattctagtgagcgtccggcatcaagattggttctcggtggtagacctgaaggacacgtacttccacgtctcggtcttacctcgacacagacccttcctgcggttttccttcgaaggccaggcgtaccattacaaggtcctcccctttggcctgtccttgtccccttgcatcttcgcgaaggtcgcagaggcagcctttgccccgCTAAGTCATCTCAATGACTGgcaaatcctagctcactctcgagagttgctgtgcgcacacagggacctcgtgctctggcacctcagtcGACAAGGGCTTGGGTaaacagggaaaagagcaagctctccccgattcagagcatctcttttctcgctcttgactcccagtcgtgttcacagactgtgatccctggatgactttccttcttagccctctggcagttgagtttgcagagaaactcgctgccagcccagtacgtgcgctaatgagaccctgtactgaggtaggtgctccacatctgctggttccccgaaggcgaccccacgtgatatcttccgcaaaaatcgcttccctgttggtaaactgcgtcttccttgggcagaagcccctctgcccccggtcgccatgctctgtagaaactcctcccccttcaggtaggacctaccatgggacctccccacatgacatacttctgacaagactcggtaagaccatgtgacgtattccactcaaaatacccccccccccttcttgggcagggtgtggtctctgcagtgtcttccccttgggaggaacaccccctgacgtagacacttatggctcccagtcggttaacaaattccactctttttggggagaaaagagaggaaaagtgGCCtgggctgggctagcctgtccctattgttgggcagtcgactttttcctgtaggaccgttcgacactcataagagtgttgggggtgGTTTCGTGATGGcctggtctgcccgtcacacaccaccagttcacgtaacacagttcagatagttgtggcgttttgtatagggacccctagtgtcactacatcgatacattgagtgagtgaaagatatggaacgtcatggttactttcgtaacctccgttccctgatggaggggacgagacattgtgtccctcttgccacaacgctgaactacccgctgaaatggccgggacctggtctcggctcctcagcacaaaacctgaatgagtggttgcataccagctccttttctacccgtatgtccgggtgagtggtatgcaaattctactcgccagttctcattggccttttttcaaaaaagcagaggtgtttggggctcccaagagtgacccctagtgtcactacatcaacacaacatcttgctccctccatcaggaacagaggttacaaatgtaaccataattttttttcttgttgttcaGATTAGGAGACGAGCATGTCATAAAAACAAGCACAAACAATCAAATAATCACCTCATGACCACATATAATTTCTCCAGGCTTCTAATGAGCAAGATCTTCAGTGCAGATGAACATTCATTGTCTTGCAAAATGTAATTCTAATATGCAGCCATATGTTTTGCAATACATAAACAGCATAGAAAATGTCTCAAAATCTTGTAGTTCAAAGATAACGGTGCTCACAGTCTTTTCACAAGGTAAAGCTACCTTTTTATATCACTCATCGCAGCTGAGTATCAATGAAAACCCCACTGTCAAACTGTGGATGCTTGTTTTGATGCACCTAAATgatttgtatttaatgttttgcCTTTTTGCGTCATCCTCTGACGTGTTTTCAAATGCTATACTTTGCATATCATTGATGTTGATGTTGCAGCCAAAAGTATGCAGAAGAATGTGTAGGTCTGCAAGTTTTAACAACAGGGTGCATAAAGTATTGAATTATCTGTTGCATATGGAAatcgtaaaaaaatatttttaaattaaaggcataggtcacccaaaattgaaaaatatGTCATCACATACTCACTGTCATGAATGACTTTTTTTGCTCCTTGCAGGAAATATAAAAGggaatgtttggcagaatgttcgcctcagtcaccatacacaTACGTTGCATTTTTCCCATACAATTTCCTTATATTGAAGTTATGCCACTGCTGCAGTGAGATTTATTAGAATCGTGCTGTCAACTGGGATATTAAAGTTTGTTCAGCCTGCTTGTTACAATAAAGCACATTAGTGCTACACAAGTTTTTGTTGTGGGTGAAGATCTGTGCTAATAGCTAGCAGAGGCGCCATTAAATTACATTCTGTAAAGAAAACAAGCTCTACTAATGAATTTATCTTTTTCCAAGATGAATTTACATAAACAGTAGATGCATTCAATTGATGTAATATGTGTGCGTACGTTTTAAAGAGCATTTTGAGAAAGTATGTTGTATACGtgtgtatacagtgcattcagaaagtattcagacccctacaccaggcaccgctcatcacctgtgccataccatcccaacagtgaagcatgatcatcaccccagatcatcaccaatcctccaaaaatttcacagtgggtgcgagacactgtgccttgtaggcctctccaggtctccgtctaaccattagacgagcaggtggaggatcggtgatgatctgggggtgcttcagcaaggctggaatcaggcagattcatctttttgaaggacgcatgaatcaagccacgtacaaggttatcatGGAAGAAAACCTGCTTCTTTCTGCTCTGACattgttccccaactctgaggattggtttttccagcaggacaatgctccatgccacacagccaggtcaatcaaggtgtggatggaggacctccggatcaagaccctgaatagcattctgagatgatattcttcttaccGCAATTGTAGAGCGATTATCttagttaccatagactttgtcagctcgaaccagtctggccattctctgttgacctctctcatcaacaaggcatttccgtccacagaaccgctgctcactggatgttttttgtttatttttggcaccattctgagtaaatcctagagactgttttgcatgaaaatcccaggagatcagcagttacagaaacactcaaaccagcccatctggcaccaacaatcatctcaGATAATATTTGGATGATgcgtgttggcgctgttttgtcgGCACGAGGGGcacctacacaattttaggcaggtggttttaatgttgtggctgatctgtatatatatatatatatatatatatatatatatatatatatatatatatatatatatatatatgtgtgtgtgtgtgtgtgtgtgtgtgtgtgtgtgtgtattttacagTCTCTGGACAGTTTCACCATTAAGACATTTTTCACTTTAACCCCcagcaaaaatatcaaaatacctTTGAATTTAGaatttgaaaacatgttcatcaaagTAAAGGTTAATTGTGTGAATTGATTTTATCATTATGCATTCTTGAATAATAATAAGATTGATCTGGACAAAACAATGAGCATCTCTTCTTTGACCTATGCATGTATAGGTTTCCTAATCTCCACCACCTACCCTCACCCACCCATTCCCATTCCTTCACTGCATTCCAACCCAACAACTTCAACCAACAATGTACCCCTCCAGGTTACGCCCATCAGTTACGTCTCAGTTTGCATGCAGAAATACACCCTGTGGCCCACACAACAAGTTGGAATACAACCCTTAAAAAAAACGCTCGCATCAAACAACTAATTTATCTTGTAAAGTTTCTCATGCTCACTTGTACAATCGTCTTGCTTCGCCCGACTGGTTCCTGGAATCCCCTAGTCAAGGATTTAATTATTCATGTCTCAGAGGGTTTTCCTTCAAAGATTAATGTGCACTTGTAGTTCAGAAGAAATGCTGCCAGATTATTGTGTTGTAATTGGACAGACACCAGGCTTCCCTGGAGTGATTAGCTGGGAAATCCACGTGTCTTCATGTTGCTTGTGCTGGCGAACCTTCAGGCTGTTTTCTTTGGATCGGCTGCACAGCCTGATCTAACCAAACCGCTTAAGCATATCCATGCACTCGTTATTTACAATACTCAGTATGCAAAAGACAATTAACCTTGTAATTCTGCTGAAAAGCTGCAGGAAAAGGAAGATTGTTGGCTATGTAATGTTCAGCAGTTCTTCATTAGTCATGCCTGCCAGCCCCGTTTCGAATGTATGATGTGTTGATGGAGTTTTCATGAGAAGGCTTACAACTCAATTCACGTCACGCTTTTTGCAAGGAAATTCTTTTCTTTGACGTTTTCGGTACCTTGGACAGGGCTGTAAGTGGGGCCAGATTCATGAAACAAGAATAAAATTATTCTTAACTACTACATTTTCTTATTTAACTTAAGAAAACAAGTTAAGAATACTGTATATTCCCGAAAATACTTCTTAAGAATATTCTTCATGTATTGCACTTTCAAATCTTATGACCTTCTTTTCATCCTTgcaactttcttaattttttttctttcttcctttcttgaGAAGATTTTTGTGAATCATGGCATTTTTGTGAGTTTTTGTGagtcatgggtttggaaaaacatgagggtgagtaaataaggagagaattagcatttttgggtgaactatccctttaaatgctttgaaaagttaaaggccaaagtataattAGATTTTTCGCATTCTGCTACATCTCGCGGACAGTGCGTGTGAGGCAAATTTCATGCAGACTATGTGTGCAGCCACGTGGGCAGTCCGCATATTTGCACATTGTCTGCACAAGAGCCTGGCGTTTGACTgtaaagcagtcgtagtgcgcatgtgTAGAATACATCCGTATGCGTTTGTGGTCTAAATaggatactttgaaaggctgaatgcTTGACCGTTTGTAAGACTGAATGgtacactgaaaaacaaaatatacactcCAAAAAAAAGGTGCCGTTTATGGTACAAAGccatcactggggtggtacctttgttttgggtacatatttgtaCCCTTAAGGAGAAATAAAGGTACGTTTTATTGTTTCCAGAGGAACAAAACGCATACCTTTAAAAGGTACACAATACGTCCTTAAGGCGTTCGCACACTGGACGAGAGGTGCCATGCCGCGTTGCAGCTAGGATGCGGCTCAGGTATCAAACACAGAGCACAtcgatgcggttcaggtggcagacagtacacacaaacgaTAACAAGGTTTTtaccttcttcaagaatgaacaacgctagagtaaataatctatgtcctttgatgaTGATtttggtcgaatttaatggaaaatatgcaagttgcgctccgtggcgcagcagaaatttgagcagcctccggagtcgtagctgACCGCCACTGACAGACGccaagcctatatatatatatatatatatatatatatatatatatatatatatatatatatatatatatactgtattggtGCAGGACTttaaattataaagaagcccgaaatacacatgggactcctattttgaaattactgctctcccagttgtgaacacacttacggatgattcgctgagaaagtgactctgattcaatttgctaacctgagctcctgagttcaaaccagcttttttcagttatttttggGTTATTCATGAAAAACTCTCTGTTCAAATGAGTtatttggtcacgactctctcgcgctgggtttgttgttgagtgcggtgcagcgagctcgtcatcataacagaatgggtgaaaagcggcgcgagacacactggtgggcgctctaaagatgtattcaataactaacaagatgatatctgacgaaaccgcatatgaacacacaacccgactgtcgccaatggcatctagaatttaaattattgttgcaatcatttatttttggtcacatttgcgaccattttaggcacagtctggagccctgcgtGCGGCGGAgtgcgtaccttcattgaaaacagttgtttctcATTTTTAAATGTGCCATGTTGTCTGCCAGATGTGTCCGATGTGCGACCCCCTTTACGGTACAATTATGTTCCCAAAATGAGAGGTAAAACAAAGTTCCCTTTGAGGGTACAAACCCAGTGACAGCCACTGTACCTAAAAACAGTACCTTTCTTTCTGAGAGTGTACTCTACATTTACAGTAGAAACTTATCTTCAATATTGCAGTATAAGTTGTAAGGTTCCCACCTGTATCTATTAGTATTGGTGTCGAAAATAGACTCACCTGAGGGTTTATCTGTTGAGAAACTGTAGGGTCCAGAAGGCATGGTTGGTAAAGTCGGTGGAATCACTTTGGCATTCTGGTCATTCTGGATTTCGTTGGTGATTTGGTTGTTATGGCGGGTGTAGGTAGGTGGGTGGAATGGTCTGGCTGGGGCATGAGGAACAGGGGGTGGAGGTGGCTGGCGATGCTGGGGTGGTTGTGGTGGGATTACAGGGGGCTGGTAAGGACGTGTCTGTCGGACCACGCCTCCACCTCCACCACTAACTCCACCACCACCAAGAAAGCCTCCTCTTCGACAATGCCCCTCTAGCTGCACTATAAGTGCACTCTGGTTGCTCACAAGAGATGCCAAGTGTTGGTACTTGTGCTCCAAGTCCCGATAGCGTGCAGTTAGCTGCTGCATCTCCGATGTGTGATTTAGTACGCGGTTCTCCAATTGCGAAACTTCAAGCGCATTGTCCCTCTTGCGGATGATCTCGTGCAACAGTTGCATGTAGAGTTGCGTCACTCGGGCGTTCATGTTGCGCGACTCCTTGCGAAGAAGCTTGACTTCATTTGCCATGCCGCCATCCACCTCCACGAGCTGTTGTAGCGACTCGATCTGCCGCCGCTGTTTGTGAAGCTCTCCGTTCAAGAGTTCCAGTTCCTGTTTGTTCACACGATTATCCAGCAGGGATTCTGGCTCTTTAGAGTTCACGCAAATTGCCCCGGTGGTCTTCTGCTGAGGCACAATGAAGGTGTAGGAACATTTGTCCACTTGAGATGTGCTGGGAGGGTCAACAGAGCGTTTGGGTCGACCAGCGTACAGGAACTCTTTTTCAAGTACATCATCTCGGCTTTCAAATTCCTGAGCGAACCCAAGCAAGGTTAAGTTAGGTCTGGATAGGGTGACAGTAAGCAGTGCCAGCAATAAGTGTTTCATGGTGAGGACAGCCATCTGCAAGAAAATTTAAAAGGAGATAAAACAGAGGGTTATTGTTAACTGTTAAAGTGTTGAGTTAAATTTTACTGTAATAATTTTTACTGTATAAAATTAGTTTCATCAGTTAATGCAATGCAATGGAAAATAATACATAGACTATTGCAGaagtttttttatgtatttaatatatttaatgtattttcatGTATATACCCTTTCTCTGTTGTTGCTCTCTGTTTTATtgacatgcatgtgtgtgtttaagtttaATGGAGACTCActtgtggtaaaaacaaacagttttgcgaaatatGCACCTGGTTTTGAATTCatgcattataaaacatagaaaatagcagtaaaatgtaagttaagcGTTgtagagaaacaactcttaagcgcATCAAACAGAACAATCATTCTGTCAATGCACCCGAAGCAGCAACCAcaccacattaaactgtatgcttattatgatattctttgaagtgtttataaagtgctctcgtatGCTGGACAACTTGAGTcatatttttttccacttcaacttgtctccataatttttcaaatgagtttcatcatgcaacacgttttcactgggctgtaaagtgatgtcactgatgGAACTTCACCATGCTCAccactaatcgataatgaaattagttgtcgatgatttccattatccataattatcgattttatcgattagttgttgcagccctagatCTCAACAGCCTCTGTTATTAACTTCTAAGATTACAGAAGTGATATGAACATAAGAAGGGTTTGCATTGTCACAGTACagtttacagtggccccaaagcATATTTGGAAACTTTAGTCACACTAAAATATGTTacggaacaacatgagtgtgagtaaatgatgagtgtgagtaaatgatgaagtttcatttttgggtgaactatccctttaagtcaggctctatttacatatatatttagtAGTTTATGTttggctccctctctctctctctctttctctctctctctctctctctctctccaatatCCCATCTTTGCACCACAACTGGATCTATTCTAGTGGTGTTTGAACTGACTCACATGTTTACATGGCAGGACTGGAATGCACTAATTCACAGATGGGAAAAATCTATCACATTCAGTGCCTGGTGTAATGTGTTATGTGTACAGGGTGTCTCCCATAGCAACAGAACGAGCATGTTATTTTATTGTGCTCATTAGTTTGTTAAGGGTTCTCCCCTTTGTTACAGATACAAATATTGAACTAGTGCTGCTGATGgtatttccataaaaataaaacattgtaataCCCTGTTTTTTAGAGACTACCATGAtggtaatgttttgtttttctaaccCTGAGTACTCTACAGAAATATTTAGGTACCATggcatatgaatatggtaatcaaacaacttataaacctttaaagacagacatactgtGAGCTCCAAGATTGTTTATAGATGGCatttgcttctgttgaagccatctctCCATTTGTctctttttgaattatttttaaaaaaaggtctccctacactttcaaactaaatattttgcaattaaattaaactatattgtttttgtacttataatcaacaactttaaattaattgttttctatttttacatcatttttaatgcgattacatcatttgcataacctcatgggattgtagttcattccctcattaaagacgttacgtacacagtcttgtacctttgttttttgtccagtttttaaatacttttctgcttcaaatcaaagtttgtaatgttgtgatgtcTGCTTGGATTGGTTCATGGCTtccaactcttttatgaaggattttatgaaatccttatAGGGGACAAAAATGTAATGGAACACTtgtttacattggacatcattGTTTTGTTCTGGTGTCagaaaatatttaatgtttaatgtttttacctctgccatttaatttaatttctgtaAAATTAATGAACTGTGTAGTGTAGTTAACTCAtaaaaagttcataaaaaaaataaagaaatgtgaTATGTGTAATGTGGTAATTAAGTATCAGTCATCATTCAGATATTGTAAACATCATCATTACTACTTAAAGTAATTTAGGAAACAAGTGCATTAATTATAAAATCGAATTCATTGTTTCTGAATTGTGGTTTGTTCTGAATGCACAAACAACTTAAGACTTGACTAGGGATGTACATGAGTAATCAATTAATCGAGTAAAAAATACTActcaaatattgcaatttgattgtcctttgtgcctttgccttcCGTGGACACCAATGAAACTGCTACTTTCACATCAGTCTTGCCATTACAATCTTACATGTTGTTGTTAAaggaatcgcttcagaagacttggaatatatgtttctatgtgtgcaatttttatttatttatttatttttaatcctcttttctcccaatttttggaatgcccaattcccactacttactaggtcctcatggtggcacggttactcacctcaatccaggtggtggaggacaagtctcagttgccttggCTTCTGAgacgtcagtccgcgcatcttatcacatggctcgttgtgcatgacaccgcagagactcactgcatgtggagtctcatgctactctctgcgatccatgcacaacttaccacttgccccactgagagtgagaaccactaattatgaccatgaggaggttaccccatgtgactctaccctccctagcaaccgggccaatttggttgcttaggagacctggctggagtcactcagcacgccctggattcaaactcgcaactccaggggtggtagtcagcatcaatactcactgagctacccaggccccatgtgtGCAAATTTTTGAATCAAAATGCTTAAATGCTATTTTATGCAAAATGctattttttcattataatacagGATCAAAGATTGAAGGTTTaatttaaattctaaatttcaagtaatcgatttactcatttttatatattagagtactcaactacaaaattattcgaaatgcccatccctaagaTCCCTAGGACTCTAAGGATTTTAAATACatgccctatatatatatatatatatatatatatatatatatatatatatatatatatatatatatatatacactaccagtcaaaagttttgaaacacttgactgaaatgtttctcatgatcttaaaaatcttttgatctgaaggagtgtttaaatgtttgaaattagttttgtagacaaaaaatataattgtgcaaccatattaatgtatttcattattaaactcaaatttaattaaaaaaaaataaataaataa carries:
- the angptl2a gene encoding angiopoietin-related protein 2a, whose product is MAVLTMKHLLLALLTVTLSRPNLTLLGFAQEFESRDDVLEKEFLYAGRPKRSVDPPSTSQVDKCSYTFIVPQQKTTGAICVNSKEPESLLDNRVNKQELELLNGELHKQRRQIESLQQLVEVDGGMANEVKLLRKESRNMNARVTQLYMQLLHEIIRKRDNALEVSQLENRVLNHTSEMQQLTARYRDLEHKYQHLASLVSNQSALIVQLEGHCRRGGFLGGGGVSGGGGGVVRQTRPYQPPVIPPQPPQHRQPPPPPVPHAPARPFHPPTYTRHNNQITNEIQNDQNAKVIPPTLPTMPSGPYSFSTDKPSGPFKDCLKALEEGHTNSGMYLVKPENTNKLMQVWCDQRHDPGGWTVIQRRMDGSVNFFRNWETYKQGFGNIDGEYWLGLENIYWLTNQGNYKLLVTLEDWSGRKTFAEYASFRIEPEADFYKLRVGRYHGNAGDSLTWHNGKQFTTLDRDHDVYTGNCAHYQKGGWWYNACAHSNLNGVWYRGGHYRSRYQDGVYWAEFRGGSYSLKKVTMMIRPNPNTFH